From the genome of Spinacia oleracea cultivar Varoflay chromosome 2, BTI_SOV_V1, whole genome shotgun sequence, one region includes:
- the LOC110786653 gene encoding AAA-ATPase At2g46620, whose protein sequence is MITDFRRIIIAAITTVIFLVILRLFLKRKIRTTKIKQWWRLFSDRFHDHQFLKVPEVNDNSQENQLFRRVSLYLNSLESLEHSDYTNLFSGPNPTDILLSLNPNQTLVDEFLGARLLWTYDVISSDTTVTKSFLLKIRKRDKRRVLRPYLQHIHTVSDDIDHRVRDIRLYTNSSTGWKTVPFSHPATFDTVAMDSDLKVKVKSDLETFLKSKQYYHRLGRVWRRSYLLYGPSGTGKSSFVAAMAKCLSYDVYDLDISKVSGDSDLKFLLLQTSPRSLILVEDFDKYVAAKNNSAPSSSAAVTISGVMNFMDGVVNSCCEERVMVFTMTAKEDIDPAILRPGRVDVHIYFPLCDFNNFKNLASNYLGVREHKLFSQVEDMFNSGVTMSPAEIGELMMVNRTSPSRAIKSVINALQTTSLTVSGLLDSCKGTPKNGWRSARDSVDESYDSVAGIGCRDGVKEIRKLYGFLTRKSGRKSDSFDLGT, encoded by the coding sequence ATGATTACCGATTTCCGGCGAATAATCATCGCCGCAATCACAACCGTAATCTTCCTTGTAATCCTCCGTTTATTCCTTAAACGAAAAATCCGaacaacaaaaatcaaacaatggtGGAGGTTATTTTCCGATAGGTTTCACGATCACCAATTTCTTAAAGTCCCGGAGGTTAACGATAATTCCCAGGAAAACCAACTTTTCCGACGGGTTTCTCTTTACCTCAATTCCCTTGAATCCCTAGAACATTCTGATTATACCAACCTCTTTTCCGGCCCTAATCCTACCGATATCCTCCTCTCTCTCAACCCTAACCAAACCCTTGTCGACGAATTCCTCGGTGCGCGTCTTTTATGGACTTACGACGTCATATCGTCCGACACCACGGTGACGAAATCGTTCCTTTTGAAAATCAGAAAACGCGACAAACGACGCGTTTTACGCCCGTACCTCCAACACATCCACACTGTGTCCGACGATATAGACCACCGTGTGAGGGATATTCGCCTCTATACGAACTCCTCCACGGGATGGAAAACGGTGCCGTTTTCTCACCCGGCAACCTTCGACACCGTCGCAATGGATTCTGACCTGAAAGTCAAAGTTAAATCCGATCTCGAAACGTTTCTGAAATCAAAACAGTATTACCACCGACTAGGCCGCGTTTGGCGGCGGAGTTATCTCTTGTACGGCCCCTCGGGAACAGGGAAATCAAGTTTCGTCGCTGCGATGGCAAAGTGTCTTTCCTACGACGTCTATGACCTGGATATCTCCAAAGTTTCCGGCGATTCCGACCTTAAATTCCTCCTCCTCCAAACAAGCCCTCGCTCGTTGATTCTTGTCGAGGATTTCGACAAATACGTCGCTGCAAAAAATAACTCTGCGCCATCGTCTTCTGCGGCGGTGACGATTTCCGGGGTGATGAATTTCATGGATGGGGTGGTGAACTCGTGCTGTGAGGAGCGGGTTATGGTGTTTACTATGACAGCGAAGGAGGATATTGACCCGGCAATATTACGGCCGGGTCGGGTCGATGTTCATATTTATTTCCCATTGtgtgattttaataatttcaagaATTTGGCGAGTAATTATTTAGGGGTGAGAGAACACAAGCTGTTTTCTCAGGTAGAGGATATGTTTAACAGTGGCGTTACAATGAGTCCGGCAGAAATCGGTGAGTTGATGATGGTGAATCGGACCTCACCGAGTCGGGCGATTAAATCGGTTATTAATGCGCTGCAAACGACTTCGTTGACAGTGAGTGGTTTGCTGGATAGTTGCAAAGGGACGCCGAAGAACGGGTGGCGATCCGCGAGGGACTCGGTGGACGAGTCGTATGACTCGGTTGCGGGAATCGGGTGTAGAGATGGTGTGAAAGAGATCAGGAAATTGTATGGATTCTTGACAAGAAAAAGTGGGAGGAAATCTGATTCCTTTGATTTGGGTACATGA
- the LOC110786664 gene encoding uncharacterized protein, producing MAATLSALKLPSLPLRIQSKLHSPSTITQTPTPPQSNPNLKLTLFNQQDFLHTFKSSALPLSTLALPFLLDAQDALAVQGELGLLEGRTAALIHPAVMAGLFGFTLWTGYLGWQWRRIRTIQTEITELKKQIKPVAVTPDGTPDNPAPPSPFDSKIQQLTQERKELLKGNFKDRHFNAGSILLGFGVFEAIGGGFNTWIRTGKLFPGPHLFAGAAITVLWAAAAALVPAMQKGNETARSLHIALNAVNVLLFIWQIPTGIEIVFKVFEFTNWP from the exons ATGGCTGCCACACTCTCAGCCTTGAAACTCCCCTCTCTCCCTCTCCGCATTCAATCCAAACTCCACTCTCCCTCCACCATTACTCAAACACCAACACCCCCTCAATCTAACCCTAATCTTAAATTAACCCTTTTCAATCAACAAGATTTCCTACACACATTCAAATCCTCCGCTCTCCCTCTCTCCACTCTCGCATTACCCTTCCTTCTAGATGCCCAG GATGCATTGGCAGTTCAGGGTGAATTGGGGTTGTTGGAGGGAAGAACAGCCGCACTGATACACCCAGCAGTGATGGCCGGGCTATTCGGGTTCACATTATGGACTGGTTATCTGGGTTGGCAATGGCGTAGAATTAGAACTATTCAAACTGAGATTACTGAACTTAAGAAGCAGATTAAGCCTGTTGCTGTTACTCCTGATGGCACTCCTGATAATCCTGCTCCTCCTTCCCCCTTTGACTCCAAAATTCAGCAGCTTACTCAG GAAAGGAAAGAATTATTGAAAGGGAACTTTAAGGACCGGCACTTTAACGCGGGTTCAATTTTACTGGGATTTGGTGTTTTTGAGGCAATTGGTGGAGGATTCAACACATGGATTAGAACAGGAAAGCTATTTCCAGGACCTCATTTGTTTGCTGGAGCAG CGATTACAGTGCTGTGGGCAGCAGCAGCGGCGCTTGTACCTGCAATGCAGAAAGGAAATGAAACAGCTAGAAGTCTTCATATTGCTTTGAATGCTGTAAATGTTCTTCTGTTCATATGGCAGATCCCCACCGGAATCGAAATTGTTTTCAAAGTGTTTGAATTTACTAACTGGCCTTGA